GACATGCTGACCGAGGATATCGACATCAGCTGGAAGCTGCAGGTCAATCACTGGGATGCACGCTTCGAACCGCATGCCTTGTGCTGGATATTGATGCCGGAAACCCTTGCCGGCTTGTGGAAGCAGCGATTGCGCTGGGCCATGGGCGGCAGCCAGGCGATACGCAAGTACGCCTTCATTTTCACGAAATGGCGCTTCCGCCGCATGTGGCCGATTTATCTGGAATATGTCGGATCCGTGTTCTGGGCCTATGCGATGGGGCTGGTCGTCGCGCTGTGGCTGCTCGGCTTGGTGATCAACATGCCGTTGCGTTGGCAGATCACGATTGTGCCGGGGTGGCATGGCGCGCTGATCGGTACGACCTGTCTCTTCCAGGTAATGCTTGCGATGTGGCTTGACCGCCGTTATGACCAGCGCGTGTTCCGCCACTTCTTCTGGATGATCTGGTACCCCCTGGCCTACTGGATGCTGAATATGTGCGTCACGATATGGTCGGTGCCAAAGGTCTTTGCCCGGCGCAAAGGCCGGCGGGCAGTCTGGATCAGCCCGGATCGCGGCGTGCGCATGCCAGTGCCGGAAACGCAAGCGGCTCCGGCGTCCGCCACAGGCCTGGTTCGCACACAGTCCGGAACCCATCCGCCAGCAGCCGCACCGGCCACGGTGCGGGAAGCGGTTCTTGACGAATGAGAAGAACATGATTGAGTGCAAAACATGTCATTGATTATTGATCAGCCATCGCTGACATCGATCCCGAAACGCATAGGGTGGGGCGGCGTCACCTTCCTGTTCTGGACGGTGTGGATCTATCTTTGGATGCCGTTTATCACGCTCGCCGCATGGATGTTCGGCTATTACCAGGCCTACAGTCAGTTTCGGTGGGAGCAGGAGGTGGAGGAACTGAAACGGCTGGTCATCCTGTACACCACCATCGTGGCATGGCTCGGCGGCTCATTGCTGTTATGGGCGCGGGTGGAATACATGCGATTCCGCAATGTGCATCGCCGCGCCTGGCCTGTCCCTGCGACGACGGAGGATCTTGCCCGGTACGCGGAATTGCCGGCTGCGGAGGTCAACGCATGGCAGCATGCGCGATGCGTCATCGCTCGTCACGATGAGCACGGCAAGCTGGTCGGCGCGGACGTCAGGGAGTGAGGCAGGCGGCTGCCTGCACGCCGCTTCTTATCGCAGATTCCAGCGTTGCTGGATAGTCGCTGGCGGTGTAGTCGCCTGCAAGGATCAAGCCGTTCATGGCTGTGCGGTTGTCCGGCCGCTTGAGTCCCGGCGCGCACGAGAAGGTGGCGCGCTTTTCCGAGATGACTTTCGTCCATGCCGGATTGCGTAATTCCGGTCGCTGGAACGACGTCGCCAATTGCACGGCGACGCCTTCTGCCAATGCCTGATGCCCCAGTTCGATCGCTTCGCTTGATGCACTGATGACGACCGCCAGCAGACCTTGCTGGTCCGCCGATATCTGTCCGCGATCGAAAACGAACTGGCCGAATTCGCTGGCGGCTGCATCTTCGAGCAGTGCGAAAAAAGGCTGCTCCAGCCTGACTTCCGCTGCATACTGCAGATAGCAGGTAGTGATCGGCTCGTACCGGAATGACGACAGGTTGTCGGTTTCAGCCA
The Noviherbaspirillum cavernae DNA segment above includes these coding regions:
- the pgaC gene encoding poly-beta-1,6-N-acetyl-D-glucosamine synthase, coding for MALDILLFDFTFYYPLFMSYLWMTGAIAYYFHYERDSLKCKDPLSLLRDKPLVSIIVPCYNEEDNVREVVDALSRMNYPDYEIICVNDGSKDNTGAILNELLDQYPRLRVIHQEKNQGKAVGLNTAALLAKGEYLLCIDGDSILDPDAIPWMLRHFESGPRVGAVTGNPRIRTRSTLLGRLQVGEFSSIVGIIKRAQRTYGRLFTVSGVVTMFRRRAVLQAGFWSPDMLTEDIDISWKLQVNHWDARFEPHALCWILMPETLAGLWKQRLRWAMGGSQAIRKYAFIFTKWRFRRMWPIYLEYVGSVFWAYAMGLVVALWLLGLVINMPLRWQITIVPGWHGALIGTTCLFQVMLAMWLDRRYDQRVFRHFFWMIWYPLAYWMLNMCVTIWSVPKVFARRKGRRAVWISPDRGVRMPVPETQAAPASATGLVRTQSGTHPPAAAPATVREAVLDE
- the pgaD gene encoding poly-beta-1,6-N-acetyl-D-glucosamine biosynthesis protein PgaD, giving the protein MSLIIDQPSLTSIPKRIGWGGVTFLFWTVWIYLWMPFITLAAWMFGYYQAYSQFRWEQEVEELKRLVILYTTIVAWLGGSLLLWARVEYMRFRNVHRRAWPVPATTEDLARYAELPAAEVNAWQHARCVIARHDEHGKLVGADVRE